The Pieris rapae chromosome 8, ilPieRapa1.1, whole genome shotgun sequence genomic interval CGTACATTTTTGAAATGCTGTGGAGAGATGGCTTCTTCGCTTGAACTCGTATCTCCTGCAACAAAAATCCAGATTAAAACCGTATGCAAAACGGAGGTAGAAAAGCTCCCCACCACCACTTAGACCCACCTCGGTGTGCATCCACCTTATGTTGTAGCAGCGGAAAGAAACCACGGGCGGTCGCGTTATGAGGCTCATACTGCAGTATAAGACGGCAATATTTGAGCGCTTCAGCGTATTGCCTTCGCATTATCGCCGACAGGAACTGTAAATGTTGACAGCACAGGTGTTAGTCTAAAACGCGCGATctacgtaaaaaaatactctaacCTACCTCCGCTAAAAACTCGCTCGGTGCTGTGCTTCCCTCCGAGCACTCGGGGCTAGCCGAATGACGCGTTACTGCGTCCATACCGCGAGCGGGCAGCGTTACCACTAGACGACTATTGGGGCGGTCGGGCGACGCGAGGCGCGCGCTAAGCACGCGCAACGCGGCCCGTGACGCCGTGTCGAGCGCGTGAGGGGGACGCGGCGGTGAGGCCGGTCGTGGCCAAGCGGTGCGGGGATTAGCCGGAGGTGGCACAGGGCGGGGCGGACCCGGCCGGTACAGGCGTGAATTCGGCACTGGCCGCCGGAATACCCGCTTACGCCTCGCTCGTCTCGCCTGGCGTTCTGAATTTTTGCGTGGACCTGGGTATCTGTGTGCAATAagtttcaagttttttttacccagcaataataatataatattgatttgcACATTCTATACACAGTTCTTAAACGCAAagagagaaaataaaataatacatagaaaCTGCATACAGCATACATGACACATACATTATCAATATCAACAATTAATAACACAAACtataatcaattataataaaagtaccGACACTAGGTTACTAAATTGTATTTGGTTTGATAGCTATAAGTATAAGAGATTGCGTTTTATCTAGCTCAAGCTGATGGATCGCAAACTTCCAAAAGAAGGGCAACGTAGGTAACTACGATTGCCGAAAAAGGATATGACTTACAGCCTTGGGTTGGGAGTATAGGGTACAGTGGTAGGAGAACGCGGTGATCGACTCGCGATAGTGCGCCGACGCCGCGGAGCGCCCAAGTCAATCACATCTACGGCTGCAGCATCAGTTGCAGATCTAAGCACGAAAAAATCTCTGTGTTATCTATATcatttacagatttttttatgagtCAGACTACTTACTGATCTGGAGTAAGCTGCGCATCGCCAAGGGCGGAAGGCACAATGATCACTTCTTTGCAGGCACTTGCGGATCC includes:
- the LOC111003129 gene encoding uncharacterized protein LOC111003129 gives rise to the protein MVVKPIQIKKSREQRAGSASACKEVIIVPSALGDAQLTPDQSATDAAAVDVIDLGAPRRRRTIASRSPRSPTTVPYTPNPRLYPGPRKNSERQARRARRKRVFRRPVPNSRLYRPGPPRPVPPPANPRTAWPRPASPPRPPHALDTASRAALRVLSARLASPDRPNSRLVVTLPARGMDAVTRHSASPECSEGSTAPSEFLAEFLSAIMRRQYAEALKYCRLILQYEPHNATARGFFPLLQHKVDAHRGDTSSSEEAISPQHFKNAGDSGGSGQGGESGESGPAGESAESEEGEEWERSGASWSSLELDSSRRTDRSSESAPNLTESSSASRDDNGNDYTSTPVLDNARAHSPPTPPPPLYGQGDIENENAIGEPEGAACTLKAASSGASSLRRLRAHFTCSIK